The sequence CGCCGCCGACCGGCTCACCGGCAACCTCAACTCGCTGATGGACCAGCTCGCGCCACTGTACGACCAGTGGAAGGGCGCTGGTGCGGGTTCCTTCCAGCAGGTGCGTGAGCGGTTCGACCAGGACATGGCCCGGCTCAACGTCGCGCTGCGCGCGATCGCCGAGGCTGTCGGGTCGGCCGGTAAGGACTACGACGTCAGTGACGAGGAGATCCGGTCCGACATGGACAGCGCGGGTGCGACCGCCGGCCAGATCACCGCTGCGCTGAAGCTCTGACGGGGAGGATTCGAAATGGAGATCCGGTACAACTTCGCCGGCCTGAACGCCGCGGCGGACAGCTGCAGCGGCGCGGTCAGGAACCTGAACGGCGAGCTGGACGGGCTCAAGACCGGTATCGCTCCGCTGCTGGCCACCTGGGACGGTGACGCCCGGGAGGCGTACTTCCGTCGGCAGACCGAGTGGGAGTCGGCCGCAAACGACCTTCGTGACCTGCTCGGCCGGATCGAGAGGGCGCTACGCGAGTCGGCCGCCAAGATGCAGGCCCGTGAGGCGGCGAACCGCGCGAAGTTCGGCGACTGAAGCAGACGGCAGCACCCGATGGCCCGGCCCCGCGCCGGGCCATCGCCGCCCGTACGGCATCCTTGTGACCGGCGGCGTCCGGGCCGACCGACGTCCCGGGCGGCGGCTCCCGCCGACTGCGCCGACACGCGGTGTCGTCGTCAGCTGCGCGGCATCGAACTCGGCACCCGGAAGAAGACCGCCTCGGGCTCGTCGATCTCGGGCGCGGCGGGGGGCGGCGCCGACGGGCGGGTGGCACGCCACCGCGTGCGGCGGCCCTGCGGTAGCAGCGTCGCCAGCACCGCGACGCCGACGGCGACCAGGGCCAGTGCCATTCCGATCCAGAGCGCCCATCGGCCGGCGACCGCCCAGCGTTCCGCGCGAGCCTGTGCCACCGCGTCCTGGGGTACGT is a genomic window of Micromonospora tarapacensis containing:
- a CDS encoding WXG100 family type VII secretion target, whose protein sequence is MSMNTDTGLMLKTEGDVDAAADRLTGNLNSLMDQLAPLYDQWKGAGAGSFQQVRERFDQDMARLNVALRAIAEAVGSAGKDYDVSDEEIRSDMDSAGATAGQITAALKL
- a CDS encoding WXG100 family type VII secretion target; protein product: MEIRYNFAGLNAAADSCSGAVRNLNGELDGLKTGIAPLLATWDGDAREAYFRRQTEWESAANDLRDLLGRIERALRESAAKMQAREAANRAKFGD